In the genome of Dermacentor andersoni chromosome 3, qqDerAnde1_hic_scaffold, whole genome shotgun sequence, one region contains:
- the LOC126525093 gene encoding aldehyde dehydrogenase 1A1-like: MAPNRNPPIKFTQLFINNEFVNSVSGKTFPTYNPATGKKIADVQEGDKADIDKAVAAAKAAFDLKSEWRTIDASQRALYLLKLADLLERDRDYIASLETLNNGKPYKYAQEDIDTSVKHLRYYAGYADKVHGKTIPADGSYFTYTRCEPVGICGQILPWNFPVVLIAMKLAPALAAGCVCIVKPAEQTPLTALYVAQLCKEAGIPKGVVNVVPGYGPTAGAAIAEHPEINKVSFTGSTEVGKLIQEAAGRSNTKRVNLELGGKSPLVIFPDADLDEAAQIAHIGLFANMGQCCVAASRLFVHEDIYDKFVAKAIQLAAHRRTQVGDPFDDATEQGPQIDDEQFQKILGLIESGKKEGAKVEIGGKRIGSEGYFVEPTVFTNVTDNMRIAKEEIFGPVQQILKFKTMDEVLRRANDTTYGLAAGVVTKDLNTAITFSDGVQAGTVWVNTYLAANVQAPFGGFKMSGLHRECNEDGILNYIETKTVTIKIPHKHS; the protein is encoded by the exons ATGGCCCCCAACAGGAACCCACCCATCAAGTTCACGCAG CTGTTCATCAACAACGAGTTCGTGAACTCCGTGAGCGGCAAGACCTTCCCGACGTACAACCCGGCGACGGGCAAGAAGATCGCCGATGTCCAGGAGGGCGACAAG GCCGACATCGACAAGGCTGTGGCCGCGGCCAAGGCTGCCTTCGACCTCAAGTCCGAATGGCGCACCATCGACGCCTCGCAGCGGGCTCTCTACCTGCTCAAGCTTGCCGACCTGCTCGAGCGCGACAGGGACTACATCGCC AGCCTGGAGACGCTGAACAACGGCAAGCCGTACAAGTACGCCCAGGAGGACATTGACACGTCCGTCAAGCACCTGCGCTATTATGCCGGCTACGCCGACAAGGTGCACGGCAAGACCATTCCGGCCG atggCAGCTACTTCACGTACACCCGCTGCGAGCCGGTCGGCATCTGCGGCCAAATTCTTCCC TGGAACTTCCCGGTGGTGCTGATCGCGATGAAGCTTGCCCCGGCGCTGGCCGCCGGCTGCGTGTGCATCGTCAAGCCCGCCGAGCAGACCCCGCTGACGGCGCTGTACGTGGCCCAGCTGTGCAAGGAGGCCGGCATCCCCAAGGGCGTGGTCAACGTGGTTCCCGGCTACGGACCCACCGCCGGGGCCGCCATCGCCGAGCACCCCGAGATCAACAAGGTCTCCTTCACCGGATCCACCGAG GTGGGAAAGCTTATCCAGGAGGCTGCCGGAAGGTCCAACACTAAGAGGGTCAACCTGGAGCTCGGCGGCAAGAGCCCGTTGGTCATTTTCCCCGACGCTGACC TGGACGAAGCTGCCCAGATCGCACACATTGGTCTGTTCGCCAACATGGGTCAGTGCTGCGTGGCTGCCAGCCGGCTGTTCGTGCACGAGGACATCTACGACAAGTTCGTGGCCAAGGCTATTCAGCTGGCCGCCCACCGCAGAACTCAGGTCGGCGACCCCTTCGACGACGCCACAGAGCAGGGACCACAG ATCGACGACGAGCAGTTCCAGAAGATCCTGGGCCTGATCGAGTCCGGCAAAAAGGAAGGCGCCAAGGTCGAGATCGGCGGCAAGCGGATCGGCAGCGAGGGCTACTTCGTCGAGCCCACCGTGTTCACCAACGTCACGGACAACATGCGGATCGCCAAGGAGGAGATCTTCGGTCCCGTTCAGCAGATCCTCAAGTTCAAGACCATGGACGAGGTGCTGCGGCGTGCAAACGACACCACCTACGGCCTCGCCGCGGGTGTCGTCACCAAGGATCTGAACACAGCCATCACGTTCTCCGACGGCGTGCAAGCCGGCACCGTCTG GGTGAACACTTACCTCGCTGCCAACGTCCAGGCCCCATTCGGAGGCTTCAAGATGTCCGGTCTCCACCGAGAGTG CAACGAGGATGGCATCCTGAACTACATCGAAACAAAGACG gTCACGATCAAGATCCCACACAAGCACTCGTAG